A segment of the Arachis hypogaea cultivar Tifrunner chromosome 5, arahy.Tifrunner.gnm2.J5K5, whole genome shotgun sequence genome:
TTCCCATCCTTTTTTTTTCAACTTCTCATCTATTCCTTCTTTACAATAATTCCATGTATACATATATGGATCAGACTCTGCTagaaaaatgaaaaggtaaaTGCCACTTCTCGCTATGAAGCAACAAATTGggccagcagcagcagcagcagcagaaaACATTTCAAATTGGACGCGTCCTCAATTACCTCCTGCTGGTGCCCTCACCACAAGCAGGTAGATCTACAAATTCTGCTTAGCCAAAAACCGGCATCTGGGTTAGCAGGTCAGCTTTACCTATATGTACAAGGATACAAGTGACACCAGCAACTGTGGCTACCGTTTCAATAACCTGAAGTCAGTCCCATGCCATGAGCTCTCTCATCCAAACTCGATATCAGTGGATGATCAATAACACGGCATATAAAAATGACCAGCTTTCTGCTTTTCTCAGCCAAGAAATACAGTAATGATCAACCATCCGGTTCCTTCCTTTTCCGACTTGACTTCCGGCTTGCTTTCAGTTTATCTGCATCAGCATTGGCCGGTGGCTTCTGTTCTGCCGTTGCAGAAGGTTCCGAGCTGTCACCACTTGAATTGGGCATTTTCTCATATATAATAGCTGAATCAAGAGAATATATCCGAAGGGCAAGGGAAGGCAAAGTAGATGATTTGACAGCAGCAGAGAATGATGACCAATACCACCAGTCATTTCTTAAGTACTCTGTCTTAATCATATCCTCAAGTGAAATTGTCGCCTGAACCATCTGGAAAAATGAAAGGAACATCACTTACAAAACAAATAAGTAGCTTGTCTCTAATATACTTGAACTAGAAATTTAGCACTACGTTTCCTAAGGCTAAAACTGTATCTCTGTAAGCTAAGCTGCAAAGCTGAAAATGAGAAATGAAATGTGTTTCGACAATGACTGTTGATATATATATTCTAGAGCCAGAGAAGAAAGACAAACCTGATATATTGTCTCTGCAGATTTAACAAATGCCCGCCATGCCTGCCTTCTGTCTGACTGTGCCTTTGATGGTCTCAAAGCAACCTTTGGGAGAGCAGCATCCATATCCAGTAAACTGATCTTCAGTTGCCTCAAAATATGTGAAGATCTGCCAACTAATGGTCTCAAAGAAGACAATGGGACCACACAGCAGCTATCTACCCCTATATCCAAAGCAGGATTTCGTTCAGAGAGATTTCCATCTCTTTGTTCCAAAGATATTTTATTGGAAATCCCTGCTTTACTAATTTCATTTGAAGCCAAAGACATTCCAGACTTTTTATCACGGCATTTGCCAGCTCCATCAGTGCTTCCCTGAGAAACCTGACATTCTGATGTTAGTGATTCTCCACCACCAGTACGATCATTGTTTTGAGCTGAGAATAGCATGAGTGTAGAATCACTAACAAAGGGAGATATGGAAGGAAGAAAGGATGGAATCCCATTTGAACCAATAAGACCTATTTCTCTGACAACTTCCTTGCATGAATCATTTGTCACAAACTTAGAACATATATCTTCGAAGTTAAATGGGCAAGAGGATTCTTCATTTGAAAATTTAATCAATCTTGAGCTAAGCTTAGAAGAAACATTGGTTGCAGCCGCAGTTCCAGCTGTATCTGCATCACCTCTGAATATTTCCCGAGAGGAATCACATTTTGTGTTCCCTCTTCCTTTAGAAGATAAATTATCATCCCTATTCTTCTCCAAGGCTGGAAGACCTGCATTGCATTTCCCATCAATGTGTTCAACCAGCTCACCATCACTTGAAACAGTTTTGTGGCAAGACATGCAGTGCTTCCTAGATGGCCATATTGGTTCTAGGCATTCACACCTATACAACTTTTCATCATTATTTACTCTGGCATTTTTACTTCGCTTCTTCAACACTTCAGTGCCATCCCACTCAAAGAATGGACCATAATTCTTTTCCAGCAAAGATGTCGCCTTTGTAACCAGAGAATTGGATGCTGTTTTCTCCTTATTTCTTAGTATAGGAAAATTCCCTTGTTCCTCAACCTGACCTTCATTCGGTGAATTATGAAACTCTTGAGCTCTTGATTTTGGCCACATCATAATAGAATCTTTCAGTTCTTTTTCTTTAGGGTCATTGTCCTTCAGCCAACTTAAAAGCTCTTCTATTTCTGCATCAGTTTCATAAGCAACCCATGAAGAACTAATGCCTGAACCATCACTTGGTGGAGACATTAAACAAGAGGAGTCCTTCTGCAACCCTATGATCTTATAGTTATCCTTGTCGGATAATACATTATGCTGCAGGGAAGAAAACTTGTCAACAGAATCTCTGCCAACTGCCATTTGTCTTCCATACAGAACTGCAGCACTTGCATCAACGACTAAACGACCTCTGCCTACAGCTGACGCATAATACAGGCGACCAATGGAGTCAATTCCCAAAAATTCCCGACGAATGGAAAGTTTCAGAAGCTTTGATCCGACATCAGCTATGGAGTCTTCTAATCGTGAAATATCACTCTTGATGGCATTGATCTCAAGGCGATACGGTTCTGACTCATCAACAGTAGATATGTCATTCACGTCACATTTCTGGTGATTACCCTGGATATGAGCTGCTCCACTAGTACCATTTTGTTCATGAGGCATATGACTTGGTGATGGAAAAGATTTTGTGGATTTATCCATACACTGGGATGCCACAGCCGCAGAGACATTCCTAAGTTGTCCTTCTACATCTATGGAGTTCAAGTGTTTGTTTTCAGAATCTGAATTTATCACAGATACACTTTTGTCAACACCATTGAGCCTATGCTTCTCGTTAGTAACCTCTTCTGACTGCAAACTATCAACAGATACCCAAAATTATTAGGATTGTCAATTACATTATGTGGCTGCACCAGACATTTACCCGTACTTGAGAGTGCAGCTGTGACCCCTTCCTTGAAACCAACTTCTCCAGTGGTATTTGGCATGCATGTAACAACTTTTGCAGCCTTTGAGGATAAGATATCTTCTTTAGTTTTCAGGTTTTTCCATTCTGTGGAGAGAGAACGCAATTTCTGATGTAACTCAGCAGATAAATCTGCACATTGCTCAAGGTGCTGCCGTATCAGGGAAGAGTTAAGCAACTCATCGCACAAAAACTTAAGAAGGGAAGTTCTCTGCAAACATTAAAATATAAGTTAAGGGAAACAATAGCACAGTCATAGAAATATGCCATCACAAAACAGCTTGCAAAGAACATCAGTTTAAACCAAGAAATAACAGTAGTCAACTTTAACAAGCATAAAAGTAATATTTCAAATCAGAATGCATCTTTAAAAGGCAGAAATCATTTTCTGATACAAGAGAATGAGCTCTATCAAGGAAtcaagcaagaaatgtaaatcagCAATCACAAGAATCAAGGCAGCATATCATCAATGCAAAAAGAATCAATTAATATCATTCCTTTGATAAATGGGCAATGGTAGCATATACCACAACTCTTCAATAACTATGAAAGAAACCCTTTTCACCGCAAAGGATGACATATCAAATATCAAGTAATATATAATccaggaaaaaataaaaataaaagaaaagtagaaaCATGAAACAAAAGGCAAAATAAATGTACAAATCAACAAACCTCGCCCACACTGTACTCCCAGTATTCTTTTTCTTCCATTACAGCAGATAAATGAGTTAGCACATCCAAGTAAAGAGAATAGAACTTCTCCCTGGAACTTCTTACTTTGACGCTTGCCAATAATCTGTGCATGATTTGTAACATCTTGATGGCATGCTTACCATTGACACAAGAAGGGCAGTACCA
Coding sequences within it:
- the LOC112802481 gene encoding methyl-CpG-binding domain-containing protein 9, which codes for MDKSTKSFPSPSHMPHEQNGTSGAAHIQGNHQKCDVNDISTVDESEPYRLEINAIKSDISRLEDSIADVGSKLLKLSIRREFLGIDSIGRLYYASAVGRGRLVVDASAAVLYGRQMAVGRDSVDKFSSLQHNVLSDKDNYKIIGLQKDSSCLMSPPSDGSGISSSWVAYETDAEIEELLSWLKDNDPKEKELKDSIMMWPKSRAQEFHNSPNEGQVEEQGNFPILRNKEKTASNSLVTKATSLLEKNYGPFFEWDGTEVLKKRSKNARVNNDEKLYRCECLEPIWPSRKHCMSCHKTVSSDGELVEHIDGKCNAGLPALEKNRDDNLSSKGRGNTKCDSSREIFRGDADTAGTAAATNVSSKLSSRLIKFSNEESSCPFNFEDICSKFVTNDSCKEVVREIGLIGSNGIPSFLPSISPFVSDSTLMLFSAQNNDRTGGGESLTSECQVSQGSTDGAGKCRDKKSGMSLASNEISKAGISNKISLEQRDGNLSERNPALDIGVDSCCVVPLSSLRPLVGRSSHILRQLKISLLDMDAALPKVALRPSKAQSDRRQAWRAFVKSAETIYQMVQATISLEDMIKTEYLRNDWWYWSSFSAAVKSSTLPSLALRIYSLDSAIIYEKMPNSSGDSSEPSATAEQKPPANADADKLKASRKSSRKRKEPDG